One region of Turicibacter bilis genomic DNA includes:
- a CDS encoding methionyl aminopeptidase yields the protein MKIGRNDKCWCGSGKKFKQCHLPIEEKIAKHYHQGDEVPTRELLKTKEQIEGIRHAGKINTMVLDKIAEVIKEGMSTEELNKIAHEYTIELGGTPAPLNYHGFPKSICTSINEVVCHGIPSDDEVLKSGDIVNVDVTTIVNGYYADASRMFMIGEVDEEKQKLVRIAKECLDLGLAEAKPWGYIGDIGAAISEHAAKNGYTVVQNIGGHGVGVEFHEEPYVSHVGVRGTDCLIVPGMTFTIEPMINMGVAEIEEHESDGWTIYTADRKPSAQWEYTILITEDGAEILAY from the coding sequence ATGAAAATAGGACGTAATGATAAATGTTGGTGTGGAAGTGGAAAGAAATTTAAACAATGCCACTTACCGATTGAAGAGAAAATTGCTAAACATTATCATCAAGGTGATGAAGTTCCAACACGTGAGCTTTTAAAAACAAAAGAGCAAATTGAAGGAATTCGTCATGCGGGTAAAATCAATACGATGGTACTCGATAAAATTGCAGAAGTTATTAAAGAAGGTATGAGTACGGAAGAATTAAATAAAATTGCTCACGAGTATACAATCGAATTAGGCGGAACGCCAGCCCCATTAAATTATCATGGATTCCCGAAAAGTATTTGTACTTCAATTAATGAAGTTGTTTGTCACGGAATTCCAAGTGACGATGAAGTCTTAAAATCAGGAGATATCGTAAATGTTGATGTTACAACGATTGTTAACGGATATTATGCGGATGCGTCACGTATGTTTATGATTGGTGAAGTTGATGAAGAAAAACAAAAATTAGTCCGTATTGCTAAAGAGTGTTTAGATCTTGGACTTGCTGAAGCAAAACCTTGGGGATACATTGGTGATATTGGAGCAGCTATTTCTGAGCATGCTGCTAAAAATGGGTATACAGTTGTGCAAAACATTGGAGGACATGGGGTTGGTGTTGAATTCCATGAAGAGCCATACGTTAGTCATGTTGGAGTCCGTGGAACAGATTGCTTAATTGTCCCTGGGATGACATTTACGATTGAACCGATGATTAATATGGGAGTCGCTGAAATTGAAGAACATGAATCAGATGGATGGACGATCTATACAGCTGACCGTAAGCCATCTGCTCAGTGGGAGTATACGATCTTAATTACAGAAGATGGAGCTGAAATTTTAGCTTATTAA